A single region of the Cryptococcus decagattii chromosome 4, complete sequence genome encodes:
- a CDS encoding phosphoglycerate kinase has product MNVVKRSKTHTMSLSSKLSITDVDLKGERVLIRVDFNVPMDKEGNITNPARIVAALPTIKYAIDNGAKSVILMSHLGRPDGSPNPKYSLKPVASKLSELLSKDVKFLPECVGDEVKNEVLKGENGQVFLLENLRFHIEEEGKGKKGDEKVKADPEAVKTFRQQLTELGTVYINDAFGTAHRAHSSMVGVQLPKRAAGFLMKKELEYFAKVLENPERPFLAILGGAKVADKIQLIENMLDQVNTLIICGGMSFTFKKTLDNVEIGTSLFDEAGSKQVKDLVEKAKKNNVKLVFPVDYVTADKFDKDAKTGSATDESGIPSDWMGLDCGPKSRELFAQTVAEAKTILWNGPAGVFEFPAFAGGSNALLDACIKAAKNGSTVIVGGGDTATLVAQAGKEDELSHVSTGGGASLELLEGKTLPGVAELSEKK; this is encoded by the exons ATGAATGTGGTG AAACGCTCCAAAACCC ACACAATgtccctctcctccaaaCTCAGCATTACCGACGTCGACCTCAAGGGCGAGCGAGTCCTCATCCGTGTCGACTTTAACGTCCC CATGGACAAGGAGGGCAACATTACCAACCCTGCT CGTATTGTTGCGGCTCTCCCCACCATCAAGTACGCCATTGACAATG GCGCCAAGTCTGTCATCCTCATGTCCCACCTTGGCCGACCTGACGGTTCCCCCAACCCCAAATACTCTCTCAAGCCTGTTGCTTCCAAGCTCTCTGAGCTCCTCTCCAAGGACGTAAAGTTCCTTCCCGAGTGTGTTGGTGACGAGGTCAAGAACGAGGTTCTCAAGGGTGAGAACGGCCAGGTCTTCCTTTTGGAGAATTTGCGATTCCACATcgaggaggagggtaagggcaagaagggcGACGAAAAGGTCAAGGCCGACCCTGAGGCGGTCAAGACATTCCGACAACAGCTCACTGAACTTGGTACCGTCTACATTAACGATGC CTTCGGTACCGCCCACCGAGCCCACTCCTCCATGGTCGGTGTCCAGCTCCCCAAGCGAGCTGCTGGCTTCCtcatgaagaaggagcTCGAGTACTTTGCCAAGGTCCTTGAGAACCCCGAAAGGCCGTTCCTTGCTATTCTTGGTGGTGCCAAGGTCGCCGACAAGATTCAGTTGATTGAGAACATGCTCGACCAGGTTAACACGTTGATCATCTGCGGTGGCATGTCTTTCACTTTCAAGAAGACCCTTGACAATGTCGAG ATTGGAACTTCTTTGTTCGACGAAGCTGGCTCCAAGCAGGTCAAGGACCTTGTTgagaaggccaagaagaACAACGTCAAGCTTGTCTTCCCTGTTGACTATGTCACCGCCGACAAGTTCGACAAGGATGCCAAG ACCGGCTCTGCTACCGACGAGTCTGGTATTCCCTCTGACTGGATGGGTCTCGACTGCGGACCCAAGTCCCGAGAACTCTTTGCTCAGACTGTTGCTGAGGCCAAGACCATCCTCTGGAACGGCCCTGCTGGTGTCTTTGAGTTCCCCGCGTTTGCCGGTGGCTCCAACGCCCTTCTCGATGCCTGTATCAAGGCGGCCAAGAACGGTTCCACTGTCAttgttggtggtggtgacACTGCTACTCTTGTCGCTCAGGCCGGTAAGGAGGACGAGTTGAGCCACGTTTCCACTGGTGGTGGTGCTTCCTTGGAGTTGTTGGAGGGCAAGACTTTGCCTGGTGTTGCCGAGTTGTCTGAGAAGAAGTAA